CGGTATTGCTTTTCATCTGCGGGCATTACAAAGTGTACATAATTCTTGGCAGGATTTGGATACACCGACAACAAGGGTTGTTCCTCAAAAGCATTAATTATCTGCCTTGTAGCTGCCGGTTTCACGTTTTTGTAATACACCTCTCCGAAGTAGCCCGCATTAATGGTTTGGGCAATTGGCGCATAAGTCGTCTGTTCCTGCAAAGCAGTTTGATGCAGATATAATTCTTGTGCGCTCATGGCTTTACCGCTGCCTGCGGGGGCTGAATGCCTTGCAAAAGCTGGGTGTAAAGTTCTTTAAATGCCGAGTTTTCGGCATTATCGTCCGGTATTTGTTGCAGATATATCCATGCACTGTCTGTTTTCATCTCGCTTTCGTAGGTAGCGGCCAGCAGTTTGGCAGGATTTGGCCCCGTCAACGCAAAAGCAGGCAATATTGTCTGAACCATGATTTACGGGATTTTGGGATTAACTCGATTTATCATTTTTCCAACCGAAAGATAGGTAATATTCGACGATAACTGCAAACCCTGTTGGCGTTGACAACGCCAACAGGGTTGAAAAAGGCAAACCACTTTTCACTTTTAGTTTTTCACTTTTCACTTATAAAAATCTTCCCGCTCCCCGCAACATCGCCCATATAAGACACTTGCCAAAGATACAAACCCGCAGGCAAACCGGGCGGCAACTGCAAGATTTTTGTTCTATTCCATGTATTAAACTCCTCCTTCCAAACAATCTTGCCAATTTGGTTGTAGAGGGTAAACCGCGCTACCGGAAACTCTGCAGGAAGACTGTGGGAAAGGGTAAGCATGCCGCCATTCTGCACGGGGTTGGGATATATCTGTACCAACGACACGGGAGTTTTGACGGGTAACTCAGCCGCCGAAACTACCATCGTGCTGTCGCAGCCTACCGGAAAACAGGTATTGCCTTGGGCATCTATTTTGAGCACCCAACCTTTTTGGGGTGGCGTATATTGATAGCCTGCCAGCACATAGCCTCCGTCGGAAGTGGGCTGCATGTCTTGAATATACACATCTGCTTCAGGATTGCACGTTATTTTTTTATACCAGGCAATATTGCCGTTAAAGTAAAACTTGGTTATCATAGACCCGCTTTTAGTGCCGTATAAATTAGGCGGACAAACTCCGATGATATTCCTGTTTTCCAGAGGGTTGCTGCTGCGAATGATAATCGGGTAAGTTAAGATAAGCTCAGGGTTAACACCGCCTAAGCTGTTGTATTTCTTTTCCCAAATAATATCTCCCGATTCGTCTGTTTTAGCAAGATACAGATGGTTTACACCGCTTACGGTAGTACAGCCGGTCAGCAGATATTCTATGGGTTTGCCCTCAAAAAAGTACTCTTGATGTGTAGTAAGCGGAATGACATAAGCGGCACAGTCGTTACCTTCCCCTCCGTAGGTGCGTGTCCAAAGGGTATCGCCGAGGTGGTCGGTTTTGATGACCCATGCATCGTAGTTTAGGGTGCCGCTTGCGGCATTTACGGCATACCCGCCAATGATAAACCCGCCGTCCCAGGGGGTTTCCTGAACGGAAAAGGCTACCGAACTGTTATCCAACATATAGGTCTTGTCCCATTCGAAGTTGCCGGCAGCATCGGTTTTCAGAACATAGTAGCGGGTTGTGTCTCCTTCAATATATTGTGCGCCGGCCATTACGATTCCGCCATCCGAAGTACTTACTATGTGGCGCATAGTTTGAGAACCGTTGGTTGTGGTATGAACTTTATGCCACAGTATCTCTCCAATAGAAGTGAATTTTACCAAATGGGTTTCGTTCCATCCGTCGGGTTTTTCTCTTGCATATACAACAATATAAGAGTTGCTATCAACCTGTAATACGAATTTTCCGTCTTCTATGCCTTTTACTTCGGGATCGTCATCAATATGCTTAAACCATTCCGGGTTACCCGCCAAGTCTATTTTCAGTAAGTACAAGGCACGGCCGGCATAACTGCTGTACACCCCCAAAACCAAATACCCGTCTTCAACAGGGCGTACTGCCTGCGACAGCATGTTCATCGTATCTGCCTCATATACTTTGTTAAAGTAGGTGAAGTTGGTTGTCTGGGCAGATAAAAACATGGAAGCAAATATGAAAAAGAATGTTATATTCCTCATGTTATGGTTGGGAAATTTAAAAAGCCGGAAACAGCGAAAACGCATTTCCGGCTTGGGGTAAACAATTAATGGATGACGACCAATTTCTCTACTTGCGTACTTGTGCCCAAACGCAGATAGTAAATGCCGTTATGCAGATTACCGGTGTCGAATTGTACCTTTTCCGTTCCGCCGGCAGCCATGTTTTTGAACAACCGTCCCGTCATATCGTACAGATACAGGTATTCGCCGGCGGCCGGGGGTTGGTAGAACTGAACGGTTACTAAATGATTGGCAGGATTAGGGAAAAGTGCAAAGTGTTTATGTTTCTTTGCTTTGTTAGGCCGATTGCTTGAATTATCCTCCACGCTGCGTACGTAGCTGTTGCCTTGCAGCATCGCAAGCATACTCTCGGCCAAGGTCTGTCGGGCATCAAATCTGTTTTGTTCGGCTTGGTGCAAGACAAAAGCAGCATCCGAATTTTTACCGCTGCCGCCTGTGAGTAGTTGTATGTAGGCGTAATAGATGGCTTTGAAGTCGGCATTGCTCTGCGGCGTATCGGGTATGCTGTCTAAAATGGCAAGGGCTTCGGGATACATGCGGCGGTCTATATAGGTGCCTACCAATATTTTGTATGCCCAATCTGCGGCTACACAATGCAACAGGGCAATGATGCTGTCGCCCTCGCCGGCTATTTGCCAATCCTGTATTTTCAGACTCAGTTCTTCCCCGCTATACTCACAACCTTCATTGCCTTCACCGTATGGTGGAACAGGAACAATGCAGGCTAAATTTAAAACCGGATCTGTACCTGTAAAACATTCATTATTTACAACCGAACCATCACCGCCATTTTCTGTCGGCACCGAATATTGATAGTCGTCGTGGTTTAGTATGAGGGTGAAGTCGTCGTTGGCGTTGTACACATGGTATCCCGTATTACCTGGCATCCCGGTGTGCCAGTGTTGGTGGAAGGAGAGTTCGGGGTTTGGTCCTACGCATTTTCCTTGAGCATCCAGTTCGGCACCTTCTTTGATGTACCAGTCGCATTGGGGTTCGTTTTGATAGACGTTGCAGTTGAGTTGGAGGCTTCGGCAGTCATTTTTAAAATGTGTGGCATCCGTAAAGCCGCCGGTAAACGTGTTCTGTCTGATATTGGCAATGGCAGGGTCGGAAAAATAGGCATTGTCAACAACTGCTGCGTGGGTATCACTGTTTGCAGCAGAAAAGGTGTTAATTGAGTTATTGGTCATTTTGAAGCCAAAGGAATTGAGGGTGTAAATGGCGTAAGAGTCGTGGTCACCAGAACTGCCGGTTGGCACCAAAAAAGTATTGTTTCGCACGACTGCAAATGGCACAGAGTTAAGAGTGAGAGATTTGGTCACTTCGTGGAAAATATTGTTTTCAATATTGGTTACCGAAACGGCGGTCAGGGTGTTATAGACATCAATCCCTTGGTAAAGGTATTCAAAGATATTAGGCGCAGCTGAGATTTCTCCATTTATAATAATAGTGCCAATGTTAATACCGCTGTTAGTTGTTCTGATACCGGTACCTTTAGCTTCAAAGCTCAAAATGGCTGAATTGGCATAGAATAAGTTATTTCCTATGGGCACATTGTTTACTGAATTAATATCAATTTGAGATTTGTAGTCGAGAATGGCTGTGCCGACAAAGGGTTGTAAATTTCTAAAATTGCTGTTTACAATTCGGCTCCGTTGCCGGTATCTCTCTAAACCTAAAACAGGGCGATACAGGTTCATTTTTACACTCGTCAGGTTATTTTCAAAAACACAGTTGTTTTCAATAATAATAACCCCGCCGCCTTTGATTTGATATAATTCGTTTGGGGGATGTACGGGGTCGTCGTCTTCAATAGCTAT
This is a stretch of genomic DNA from Sphingobacteriales bacterium. It encodes these proteins:
- a CDS encoding T9SS type A sorting domain-containing protein; translated protein: MSAQELYLHQTALQEQTTYAPIAQTINAGYFGEVYYKNVKPAATRQIINAFEEQPLLSVYPNPAKNYVHFVMPADEKQYRIIITNMYGKQVAVHLLVNGKLAWNTDNISSGMYFCALVKQNGEVAETHKLVIAH
- a CDS encoding T9SS type A sorting domain-containing protein, with the translated sequence MRNITFFFIFASMFLSAQTTNFTYFNKVYEADTMNMLSQAVRPVEDGYLVLGVYSSYAGRALYLLKIDLAGNPEWFKHIDDDPEVKGIEDGKFVLQVDSNSYIVVYAREKPDGWNETHLVKFTSIGEILWHKVHTTTNGSQTMRHIVSTSDGGIVMAGAQYIEGDTTRYYVLKTDAAGNFEWDKTYMLDNSSVAFSVQETPWDGGFIIGGYAVNAASGTLNYDAWVIKTDHLGDTLWTRTYGGEGNDCAAYVIPLTTHQEYFFEGKPIEYLLTGCTTVSGVNHLYLAKTDESGDIIWEKKYNSLGGVNPELILTYPIIIRSSNPLENRNIIGVCPPNLYGTKSGSMITKFYFNGNIAWYKKITCNPEADVYIQDMQPTSDGGYVLAGYQYTPPQKGWVLKIDAQGNTCFPVGCDSTMVVSAAELPVKTPVSLVQIYPNPVQNGGMLTLSHSLPAEFPVARFTLYNQIGKIVWKEEFNTWNRTKILQLPPGLPAGLYLWQVSYMGDVAGSGKIFISEK